In the genome of Candidatus Binatia bacterium, one region contains:
- the mltG gene encoding endolytic transglycosylase MltG, whose translation MRRVFFGGGLLGLVALAVAAGGRWALNAPVPLAEGGAVVTVQSGEPFRITAERLAAAGVVRSAWLARLWARATQADRAARAGTYRFSAPVSIRQVLDMLRSPTSALRSVTVPEGSTVAETIAVLAAAGLGGADRFWCAASDPAFLARLDLPVTGLEGYLFPDTYAFEPGASPEDILTTMVGRFRAVTAAWHGPRIAADLTEAEAVTLASIVEKETGVDGERAIVAGVFRNRLRIGMPLQADPTVVYGRVGRPVPTAADVDRPSPYNTYLHRGLPPGPICNPGLAALEAAVSPADVPYLYFVARQDGMHEFSRTLEEHNRAVARQRRRERGGGA comes from the coding sequence ATGCGACGTGTCTTCTTCGGCGGGGGTTTGCTCGGCCTGGTTGCGCTGGCGGTAGCTGCGGGTGGGCGGTGGGCGCTCAACGCACCGGTGCCGCTGGCCGAGGGCGGGGCGGTGGTCACGGTGCAATCGGGCGAGCCCTTCCGAATCACGGCCGAACGGCTCGCCGCCGCGGGCGTTGTCCGGTCGGCCTGGCTGGCGCGACTGTGGGCGCGGGCCACGCAGGCCGATCGTGCCGCGCGAGCGGGCACGTATCGCTTCAGCGCGCCGGTATCGATCCGGCAGGTGCTCGACATGCTGCGATCTCCAACCTCGGCCTTGCGCAGCGTGACCGTCCCGGAAGGCAGTACGGTGGCGGAGACGATCGCCGTCCTGGCCGCCGCCGGTCTTGGCGGTGCCGACCGCTTCTGGTGCGCGGCCAGCGATCCCGCGTTCTTGGCTCGCCTGGACCTCCCCGTCACCGGGCTCGAAGGGTACCTGTTTCCGGATACGTACGCCTTCGAGCCGGGGGCGTCACCGGAGGACATCCTGACGACCATGGTGGGGCGCTTCCGTGCGGTGACGGCGGCATGGCACGGCCCGCGCATAGCGGCCGACCTGACCGAGGCCGAGGCGGTCACGTTGGCCTCCATAGTCGAGAAGGAGACCGGCGTGGACGGCGAGCGAGCCATTGTCGCGGGGGTGTTTCGCAACCGGTTGCGCATCGGTATGCCGCTGCAGGCTGACCCGACCGTCGTCTACGGTCGGGTCGGGCGGCCGGTGCCGACGGCGGCCGACGTGGATCGTCCGTCACCGTACAACACGTATCTCCATCGCGGCCTCCCCCCCGGACCGATCTGCAATCCCGGCCTGGCTGCCCTCGAAGCCGCGGTGTCCCCGGCCGACGTTCCCTACCTGTACTTCGTCGCCCGCCAGGACGGCATGCACGAGTTCTCGCGCACCCTCGAAGAGCACAACCGGGCCGTGGCCCGCCAGAGGAGGCGCGAGCGGGGAGGGGGGGCTTGA
- a CDS encoding glycerophosphodiester phosphodiesterase — translation MRPPFLVDRKPRVFGHRGAAGLAPENTLPSFALGLTLGADILELDVHASRDGIIVVIHDPTLERTTNGSGEVRDHTFHELRQLDAGYHFTRDGRDFPFRGQGVRLCTLEEVLREFPLAPCNIELKQGEPSIVADVVQLITRLDAHRRVLLAAEHDEIMREIRACSGEIATSFSAAEVADFVRRCASGDLAGFRPAGCALQIPPRFGDFDLVTTASVEAAHAAGLDVHVWTINHRDEMDALLALGVDGIISDLPGVARLAVDAAPPRQR, via the coding sequence ATGCGTCCACCCTTCCTAGTCGATCGCAAGCCCCGCGTCTTCGGCCATCGTGGCGCCGCCGGCCTGGCGCCGGAGAACACCCTGCCCTCCTTCGCTCTCGGGCTGACCCTTGGCGCCGACATCCTCGAACTCGATGTCCACGCCAGCCGCGACGGGATCATTGTCGTCATTCACGACCCAACCCTAGAACGTACCACGAACGGCAGTGGCGAGGTGCGCGATCATACCTTCCACGAACTCAGGCAGCTCGACGCCGGGTATCATTTCACGCGCGACGGTCGCGACTTCCCGTTTCGGGGCCAGGGAGTTCGACTCTGCACGCTGGAAGAGGTCCTGCGCGAATTCCCGCTGGCCCCCTGCAACATCGAGCTCAAGCAAGGCGAGCCCTCCATCGTCGCCGACGTGGTCCAGTTGATAACGCGTCTCGATGCGCACCGGCGCGTCCTACTGGCGGCCGAGCACGACGAGATCATGCGGGAGATCCGCGCTTGCTCCGGCGAGATCGCCACCAGTTTCTCGGCCGCCGAAGTCGCGGACTTCGTACGCCGTTGCGCCAGCGGCGACCTGGCAGGATTTCGTCCCGCGGGTTGCGCCTTACAGATTCCGCCGCGCTTCGGAGATTTCGACCTCGTGACCACGGCCAGCGTCGAGGCCGCGCACGCCGCCGGCCTCGATGTACACGTGTGGACCATCAACCACCGGGACGAAATGGACGCCCTGCTGGCACTCGGCGTCGACGGCATCATCTCCGACCTTCCGGGCGTCGCGCGCCTCGCCGTCGACGCCGCACCGCCGCGCCAGCGCTAG
- a CDS encoding DUF4143 domain-containing protein, with amino-acid sequence MAARRPYARTSSRRAPTTSLYRVRDLDARDFYTSYVATYLERDVRQLVRVGSLRDFERFLRACAARSGQLLNLVELARDVGIAATTARDWLSVLEASNQIVLLEPYFRNLGKRLIKTPKLYFRDTGLLCFLLGLDSPAGMERSPFIGSIWETFVLGQILRAKMATGSAAGLFFWRDAHGTEVDFVIEHEGRLRLVEAKWSENLTDTRTLRPMLKVLALLGKRATAEHWVACRTPRAHTLPALPALRVINGYDFDSWFAEEEHPRRG; translated from the coding sequence GTGGCCGCCCGCCGACCGTATGCACGCACCTCCAGCAGGAGAGCGCCGACGACCTCGCTGTATCGAGTTCGCGACCTCGATGCGCGTGATTTCTATACCAGCTACGTGGCGACGTATCTCGAACGTGACGTGCGTCAGCTGGTCCGCGTCGGGAGCCTGCGCGACTTCGAGCGCTTTCTACGGGCCTGCGCGGCACGTTCGGGGCAACTGCTGAATCTGGTCGAGCTTGCGCGCGACGTGGGCATCGCCGCCACGACCGCGCGAGATTGGCTATCGGTCTTGGAGGCATCGAATCAGATCGTCCTGCTCGAGCCCTATTTCCGCAACCTCGGCAAGCGTTTGATCAAGACGCCGAAGCTTTACTTCCGCGACACCGGCTTGCTCTGCTTTCTTCTGGGGCTTGATTCACCGGCGGGCATGGAACGTTCGCCCTTCATCGGTTCCATCTGGGAGACTTTCGTCCTGGGTCAGATTCTGCGCGCCAAGATGGCGACCGGGTCGGCCGCGGGGCTCTTCTTCTGGCGTGATGCGCACGGCACCGAGGTGGACTTCGTCATCGAGCACGAGGGGCGGCTGCGGCTTGTAGAGGCGAAGTGGTCGGAGAACCTGACCGATACCAGGACCCTGCGGCCGATGCTCAAAGTGCTCGCCCTACTAGGCAAGCGCGCGACCGCGGAACACTGGGTCGCATGTCGCACCCCGCGTGCGCACACCCTGCCGGCTCTGCCGGCGTTGCGAGTGATCAACGGCTACGACTTCGACAGCTGGTTTGCGGAGGAAGAACACCCTCGGCGCGGATAG
- a CDS encoding four helix bundle protein, giving the protein MTKDELKRRTRRFALGVIHLVESSPRARTAEVIGRQLLRSATSVGANYRAACRARSLADFVSKMGIVEEEADESMYWMELLMESGGTTADAVAALRQEANELLAITVSSIKTARTARDRTR; this is encoded by the coding sequence ATGACGAAGGATGAGCTGAAGCGGCGAACGCGCCGGTTCGCGTTGGGCGTGATCCATCTGGTTGAGTCGTCGCCGCGCGCCAGAACCGCAGAGGTAATCGGGCGGCAATTGCTGCGGTCGGCGACGTCCGTCGGGGCCAACTACCGGGCCGCCTGCCGTGCCCGGTCGTTGGCCGACTTCGTCTCCAAGATGGGGATCGTCGAGGAAGAGGCGGATGAGTCGATGTACTGGATGGAACTGCTCATGGAGAGCGGCGGTACGACCGCCGACGCAGTCGCAGCCCTGCGGCAAGAAGCGAACGAACTGCTGGCGATCACGGTCTCGTCCATCAAAACCGCCCGCACAGCAAGGGACCGGACCAGGTAA
- a CDS encoding type II toxin-antitoxin system prevent-host-death family antitoxin produces the protein MKATLTEPEIVTRKGKPVSVIIPIKDYEELLERLEDSDDVAWLKRARRKPMQYRPLEDYVAGRNRK, from the coding sequence ATGAAGGCAACATTGACCGAACCTGAAATCGTGACGCGCAAGGGAAAGCCCGTCTCCGTCATCATCCCCATCAAAGACTACGAAGAGCTCTTGGAGCGCCTGGAGGATTCTGACGACGTGGCTTGGCTCAAACGCGCCCGCCGCAAGCCAATGCAATATCGTCCGCTGGAAGACTACGTCGCCGGGCGCAACCGCAAGTGA
- a CDS encoding acetyl-CoA carboxylase biotin carboxyl carrier protein subunit — MPAIPLVFTIAPPQPVYSIDGGVYSFVPESPSHTTHAVGSFAAPEVVAPMPGKILHVLVNAGDRVEAGDGLVILEAMKIETRLNAEAAGSVAEVRVAAGDTVDGGQVLVVMQFDS, encoded by the coding sequence TTGCCCGCCATCCCCCTCGTCTTTACGATCGCCCCTCCACAGCCCGTATACAGCATCGACGGCGGCGTGTACTCCTTCGTTCCCGAATCCCCGTCGCACACGACGCACGCCGTCGGCAGCTTCGCGGCACCCGAAGTCGTGGCACCGATGCCGGGGAAGATCCTCCACGTCCTCGTCAACGCCGGCGATCGCGTCGAAGCCGGCGACGGCCTAGTGATCCTGGAAGCGATGAAGATCGAGACCCGTCTCAATGCCGAGGCGGCCGGCTCCGTTGCCGAGGTCCGAGTCGCCGCCGGCGACACGGTAGACGGCGGCCAGGTGCTGGTGGTGATGCAGTTCGACAGCTGA
- a CDS encoding SMP-30/gluconolactonase/LRE family protein, translating to MTLPRVVLLAILAFLFACGDAEQRQEPLFQSTDFTPPGSFTSLIEGPATDAAGNVYAVNFARWGTIGIVTPSRESSLFVRLPSGSAGNGIRLNSRGDLMVADVLGHNVLRVAIDTKDVSTYAHEPAMNQPNDLAIRSDDMLYASDPNWQASTGQLWRIDTTGDVELLEADMGTTNGIEISPDERTLYVNESVQRNVWAYDLSPEGNIGNKRLLLQFPDFYVDGMRCDNRGNLYITRPGKGTVAMVSRTGEVLRDIELTGKVPSNIAFGGPDGRTAYVTMQDRGCLESFRVKHPGREWEMLQTGRK from the coding sequence ATGACACTGCCGCGTGTCGTCCTCCTGGCTATCCTGGCGTTCCTTTTTGCTTGCGGGGATGCGGAACAAAGACAAGAACCGCTTTTCCAAAGCACTGATTTCACGCCGCCGGGGTCATTCACCTCCCTCATCGAGGGGCCGGCGACGGATGCCGCCGGCAACGTTTACGCAGTCAATTTCGCGAGATGGGGCACGATCGGCATCGTAACGCCGAGTAGGGAAAGCAGCCTGTTCGTCAGGTTGCCGAGCGGCAGTGCCGGAAACGGTATCCGCCTGAACAGTCGGGGTGACCTGATGGTTGCCGACGTGCTCGGGCACAACGTTCTGCGAGTCGCCATCGACACCAAGGACGTCTCAACCTACGCCCACGAACCGGCCATGAATCAACCCAACGACCTGGCCATCCGCAGCGATGACATGCTCTACGCCAGTGATCCGAACTGGCAGGCCTCTACCGGCCAGCTCTGGCGCATTGACACGACCGGTGATGTCGAGCTGCTGGAAGCCGACATGGGCACCACCAATGGCATCGAGATCAGCCCGGATGAACGGACGCTTTACGTGAACGAAAGTGTGCAGCGCAACGTCTGGGCTTACGACCTGTCGCCCGAGGGAAATATTGGCAACAAGCGCCTGCTGCTGCAGTTTCCCGATTTCTACGTGGACGGCATGCGTTGCGACAACCGGGGAAATCTCTACATCACCCGACCCGGCAAGGGGACGGTAGCCATGGTGTCCCGGACGGGAGAAGTGCTGCGTGATATTGAGCTGACCGGCAAAGTGCCGTCGAACATCGCGTTCGGCGGTCCGGACGGTCGCACTGCCTACGTTACCATGCAGGACCGCGGATGCCTGGAATCTTTCCGGGTGAAACATCCCGGCCGGGAATGGGAGATGTTGCAGACCGGTCGCAAGTGA
- a CDS encoding Uma2 family endonuclease: MEPARHRATYEDVLALPEHLVGEIVDGELYASPRPASPHALAASGIGSDVFGRFNRPPNGPDAPGGWWILYEPELHLGPDVMVPDVAGWRRERMRAIPNVAYFEVAPDWVCEVVSPKTAILDRRRKMPIYAREGVSHLWIVDPLLKTLEVYRHENGRWIVASTHGGDEQIRAEPFDAIELDIARWWLEP, translated from the coding sequence ATGGAACCCGCGCGGCACCGCGCTACGTACGAAGATGTACTCGCTCTGCCGGAACACCTCGTGGGCGAGATCGTCGACGGCGAGCTGTACGCCTCGCCGCGGCCCGCGTCGCCGCATGCGCTGGCCGCTTCCGGAATCGGCAGTGACGTGTTCGGCCGCTTCAACCGCCCGCCGAACGGCCCCGATGCGCCCGGCGGGTGGTGGATTCTGTACGAGCCGGAACTCCATCTCGGTCCCGACGTGATGGTTCCCGACGTCGCCGGCTGGCGCCGCGAGCGCATGCGGGCGATCCCGAACGTCGCCTACTTCGAGGTCGCGCCGGACTGGGTCTGCGAGGTGGTGTCCCCGAAGACCGCGATTCTCGACCGCCGCCGCAAGATGCCGATCTACGCCCGCGAAGGCGTGTCGCACCTGTGGATCGTCGACCCGCTCCTGAAGACGCTCGAGGTGTATCGCCACGAGAACGGGCGCTGGATCGTCGCCAGCACCCACGGCGGCGACGAACAAATCCGCGCTGAGCCCTTCGACGCCATCGAGCTAGACATCGCGCGCTGGTGGTTGGAACCTTGA
- a CDS encoding zinc ribbon domain-containing protein codes for MNSGGSKDDLRPDPVAAAANRERDAQAPARGETSVGVTLVIGAVLVLAAVAFVALPFFGLAESAAGGEGGDQSRRAIESRKVEAYAAIKDAELDYRMGKLTEVDFQIVREKYAREAMAALAALDTGTAEEGGGAAAATAVAFCPQCGTGTARDARYCGSCGESLTPGVDG; via the coding sequence GTGAACTCCGGCGGTTCGAAGGATGACCTGCGCCCCGACCCGGTCGCTGCGGCGGCCAACCGCGAACGGGACGCGCAGGCGCCGGCAAGAGGAGAAACCTCGGTGGGCGTGACACTCGTGATCGGCGCGGTTCTCGTTCTTGCCGCCGTTGCCTTCGTGGCACTACCGTTCTTTGGTCTGGCCGAGTCGGCTGCGGGGGGCGAGGGTGGCGACCAATCGCGCCGCGCGATCGAGTCCCGCAAGGTGGAAGCTTACGCGGCGATCAAAGACGCCGAGCTGGATTACCGCATGGGTAAGCTCACCGAGGTGGATTTCCAGATCGTCCGCGAGAAGTACGCCCGGGAAGCCATGGCCGCACTGGCCGCGCTGGACACGGGGACCGCGGAGGAAGGTGGGGGCGCGGCGGCCGCGACGGCCGTCGCGTTCTGTCCGCAGTGCGGCACGGGTACTGCGCGCGACGCCCGCTACTGCGGCAGTTGCGGCGAGTCCCTGACACCAGGTGTGGACGGCTGA